The following are from one region of the Pseudomonas lalucatii genome:
- the pqqD gene encoding pyrroloquinoline quinone biosynthesis peptide chaperone PqqD, with protein MNPLSIEQVPRLRRGFRLQFEPAQGCHVLLYPEGMIKLNDSAGEILRQVDGSHSVAEIIAALGERFPDVPGIDEDILAFMEVAHAQFWIELH; from the coding sequence ATGAATCCCTTGTCCATCGAGCAGGTGCCGCGCCTGCGCCGCGGCTTCCGCCTGCAGTTCGAACCCGCCCAGGGCTGCCACGTGCTGCTCTACCCGGAGGGCATGATCAAGCTCAACGACAGCGCCGGGGAGATCCTCCGGCAGGTCGATGGCAGCCACAGCGTGGCCGAGATCATCGCCGCCCTGGGCGAGCGTTTCCCCGACGTGCCGGGCATCGACGAAGACATCCTGGCCTTTATGGAGGTAGCCCATGCCCAGTTCTGGATCGAGTTGCACTGA
- the pqqC gene encoding pyrroloquinoline-quinone synthase PqqC gives MSQSAMSPAEFEQALRAKGAYYHIHHPFHRAMYEGRASREQIQGWVANRFYYQLCIPLKDAAILANCAERDTRREWVQRIVDHDGATGEEGGIEAWLRLAEAVGLAREQVLSQELVLPGVRFAVDAYLNFARRACWQEAASSSLTELFAPQIHQSRLDAWPQHYPWIDAGGYAYFRTRLGQARRDVEHGLRITLAHYRTAESQQRMLEILQFKLDVLWSMLDAMSMAYELQRPPYHTVTAERVWHRGVAP, from the coding sequence ATGAGCCAGTCCGCCATGAGCCCTGCCGAATTCGAGCAGGCGCTGCGCGCCAAGGGCGCCTACTACCACATCCATCATCCGTTCCACCGGGCGATGTACGAGGGCCGCGCCAGCCGCGAACAGATCCAGGGCTGGGTGGCCAACCGCTTCTACTACCAGCTGTGCATCCCGCTCAAGGACGCGGCGATCCTCGCCAACTGCGCGGAACGCGACACCCGCCGCGAGTGGGTGCAGCGCATTGTCGACCACGACGGCGCGACCGGCGAGGAGGGCGGCATCGAGGCCTGGCTGCGCCTGGCCGAGGCGGTGGGCCTGGCGCGCGAGCAGGTGCTGTCCCAGGAGCTGGTGCTGCCCGGGGTGCGCTTCGCCGTCGACGCCTACCTCAACTTCGCCCGCAGGGCCTGCTGGCAGGAGGCGGCCAGCAGCTCGCTGACCGAGCTGTTCGCCCCGCAGATCCACCAGTCGCGCCTGGACGCCTGGCCGCAGCACTACCCCTGGATCGACGCCGGCGGCTACGCCTACTTCCGCACCCGCCTGGGCCAGGCGCGTCGCGACGTCGAGCACGGCCTGCGCATCACCCTGGCGCACTACCGCACGGCCGAGTCCCAGCAGCGCATGCTGGAGATCCTGCAGTTCAAGCTGGACGTGCTGTGGAGCATGCTCGATGCCATGAGCATGGCCTACGAGCTGCAGCGCCCGCCCTACCACACGGTGACCGCCGAACGGGTCTGGCACCGGGGAGTCGCCCCATGA
- the pqqA gene encoding pyrroloquinoline quinone precursor peptide PqqA produces the protein MWTKPAFTDLRIGFEVTMYFANR, from the coding sequence ATGTGGACTAAGCCCGCCTTCACCGATCTGCGCATTGGCTTCGAAGTGACGATGTACTTCGCCAACCGTTGA
- the pqqB gene encoding pyrroloquinoline quinone biosynthesis protein PqqB, producing MHIQILGSAAGGGFPQWNCNCRNCRGVRDGSLRAQPRSQSSIALSDNGVDWILCNASPDIRAQLESFPALQPARRLRDTAIGAIVLLDSQIDHCTGLLTLREGCPHQVWCTEMVHQDLSSGFPLFGMLAHWNGGLRHHLIGLDGAPFGIPACPDLAISAIPLRSSAPPYSPHRGNPHPGDNIGLFVEDRRSGGTLFYAPGLGQVDEALLGWMRRADCLLVDGTLWRDDEMRQCEVGDKLGSEMGHLCQSGPGGMIEVLDGLPARQKILIHINNTNPILDPDSPERAELRAHGIEVAWDGMSIQL from the coding sequence ATGCATATCCAGATTCTCGGCTCCGCCGCCGGCGGCGGCTTCCCGCAGTGGAACTGCAACTGCCGCAACTGCCGCGGTGTGCGCGACGGCAGCCTGCGGGCGCAGCCACGCAGCCAGTCCTCGATCGCCCTGAGCGACAACGGCGTGGACTGGATACTGTGCAACGCCTCGCCGGATATCCGCGCCCAGCTCGAGTCCTTTCCGGCCCTGCAGCCGGCGCGCCGGCTGCGCGACACTGCGATCGGCGCGATCGTCCTGCTCGACAGCCAGATCGACCACTGCACCGGCCTGCTGACCCTGCGCGAGGGTTGCCCGCACCAGGTCTGGTGCACCGAGATGGTCCATCAGGACCTCAGCAGCGGCTTCCCGCTGTTCGGCATGCTCGCGCACTGGAACGGCGGCCTGCGGCACCACCTGATCGGGCTGGACGGCGCGCCGTTCGGCATCCCGGCCTGCCCGGACCTGGCCATCAGCGCCATTCCCCTGCGCAGCAGCGCGCCGCCCTACTCGCCGCACCGCGGCAACCCGCACCCGGGCGACAACATCGGCCTGTTCGTCGAGGACCGCCGCAGCGGCGGCACGCTGTTCTACGCACCGGGCCTCGGCCAGGTGGATGAAGCGCTGCTGGGCTGGATGCGCCGCGCCGACTGCCTGCTGGTCGACGGCACCCTGTGGCGCGACGACGAGATGCGCCAGTGCGAGGTCGGCGACAAGCTCGGCAGCGAGATGGGCCACCTGTGCCAGAGCGGCCCCGGCGGCATGATCGAGGTGCTCGACGGCCTGCCGGCCCGGCAGAAGATCCTCATTCACATCAACAACACCAATCCGATCCTCGACCCCGATTCGCCGGAGCGCGCCGAGCTGCGCGCCCATGGCATCGAGGTGGCGTGGGACGGCATGAGCATCCAGCTGTAA
- a CDS encoding aldehyde dehydrogenase family protein: MIYAKPGTPGSVVSLKPRYGNYIGGEFVAPLKGQYFTNTSPVDASVIGEFPRSDAADIELALDAAHGAAEAWGKTSVANRALILLKIADRIEANLELLAVAETWDNGKAVRETLNADVPLAADHFRYYAGCIRAQEGSAAEIDEHTAAYHFHEPLGVVGQVIPWNFPLLMAAWKLAPALAAGNAIVLKPAEQTPLSISVLMELIGDLLPAGVLNVVQGFGKEAGEALATSKRIAKIAFTGSTPVGSHILKCAAENIIPSTVELGGKSPNIFFEDIMQAEPAFIEKAAEGLVLAFFNQGEVCTCPSRALVQESIYPAFMAEVMKKIKQIKRGNPLDTETMVGAQASEQQYDKILGYLEIAQREGAELLTGGAAEALEGDLAGGYYIQPTLLKGNNQMRVFQEEIFGPVVGVTTFKDEAEALAIANDTEFGLGAGLWTRDINRAYRMGRGIKAGRVWTNCYHLYPAHAAFGGYKKSGVGRETHKMMLDHYQQTKNLLISYDINPLGFF, from the coding sequence CAACTACATCGGCGGCGAGTTCGTCGCTCCGCTCAAGGGCCAGTACTTCACCAACACCAGCCCGGTCGACGCCTCGGTGATCGGCGAATTCCCACGCTCCGACGCCGCCGACATCGAGCTGGCCCTGGACGCCGCCCACGGCGCCGCCGAGGCCTGGGGCAAGACCTCGGTGGCCAACCGCGCACTGATCCTGCTGAAGATCGCCGACCGCATCGAGGCCAACCTCGAGCTGCTCGCCGTGGCCGAGACCTGGGACAACGGCAAGGCCGTGCGCGAGACGCTGAACGCCGACGTGCCGCTGGCCGCCGACCACTTCCGCTACTACGCCGGCTGCATCCGCGCCCAGGAAGGCAGTGCCGCCGAGATCGACGAGCACACCGCCGCCTACCACTTCCACGAGCCCCTGGGCGTGGTCGGCCAGGTCATCCCGTGGAACTTCCCGCTGCTGATGGCCGCCTGGAAGCTGGCCCCGGCCCTGGCCGCCGGCAACGCCATCGTGCTCAAGCCGGCCGAGCAGACGCCGCTGTCGATCAGCGTGCTGATGGAGCTGATCGGCGACCTGCTGCCGGCGGGCGTGCTCAACGTGGTGCAGGGTTTCGGCAAGGAGGCCGGCGAGGCCCTGGCCACCAGCAAGCGCATCGCCAAGATCGCCTTCACCGGTTCCACCCCGGTGGGCTCGCACATCCTCAAGTGCGCGGCGGAGAACATCATCCCGAGCACCGTGGAGCTGGGCGGCAAGAGCCCGAACATCTTCTTCGAGGACATCATGCAGGCCGAGCCGGCCTTCATCGAGAAGGCCGCCGAGGGCCTGGTGCTGGCCTTCTTCAACCAGGGCGAGGTGTGCACCTGCCCGTCCCGCGCCCTGGTGCAGGAGTCGATCTACCCGGCGTTCATGGCCGAGGTGATGAAGAAGATCAAGCAGATCAAGCGCGGCAACCCGCTGGACACCGAGACCATGGTCGGCGCCCAGGCCTCCGAGCAGCAGTACGACAAGATCCTCGGCTACCTGGAGATCGCCCAGCGCGAAGGCGCCGAGCTGCTCACCGGCGGCGCCGCCGAGGCGCTGGAGGGCGACCTGGCCGGCGGTTACTACATCCAGCCGACCCTGCTCAAGGGCAACAACCAGATGCGCGTGTTCCAGGAGGAGATCTTCGGCCCGGTGGTCGGGGTGACCACCTTCAAGGACGAGGCCGAGGCCCTGGCCATCGCCAACGACACCGAGTTCGGCCTCGGCGCCGGCCTGTGGACCCGCGACATCAACCGCGCCTACCGCATGGGCCGCGGCATCAAGGCCGGGCGGGTGTGGACCAACTGCTACCACCTGTACCCGGCGCACGCCGCCTTCGGCGGCTACAAGAAGTCCGGCGTCGGCCGCGAGACCCACAAGATGATGCTCGACCACTACCAGCAGACCAAGAACCTGTTGATCAGCTACGACATCAACCCGCTGGGCTTCTTCTGA